A region from the Lolium perenne isolate Kyuss_39 chromosome 4, Kyuss_2.0, whole genome shotgun sequence genome encodes:
- the LOC127349258 gene encoding protein TWIN SISTER of FT, producing the protein MQRDPLIVGSIVGDIVDYFDASARLRVLYHNREITIGSELRPSHVANQPTVQITGLSGSLYTLVMVDPDAPSPSDPSEREYLHWMVTDIPERGDVNRGNEVVSYESPRPAAGIHRFAFVVFRQIVQQTIYAPGWRANFNTRDFAAFYNLNAPVVAAYFNCQREGSCGGRRYR; encoded by the exons ATGCAGAGGGATCCGCTTATAGTTGGGAGCATCGTCGGCGACatcgtcgactacttcgacgcatCAGCACGGCTGAGGGTGCTGTACCACAACCGCGAGATCACCATCGGTTCCGAGCTGAGGCCGTCGCATGTGGCGAACCAGCCGACGGTCCAGATCACAGGACTATCCGGATCACTCTACACACTC GTGATGGTCGACCCTGATGCACCTAGCCCAAGCGACCCTTCTGAGAGGGAATACCTCCACTG GATGGTCACAGATATACCAGAACGAGGTGATGTCAACCGTG GAAACGAGGTGGTGTCCTATGAGAGCCCGCGACCGGCGGCCGGGATCCACCGCTTTGCCTTCGTGGTGTTCCGCCAGATAGTGCAGCAGACAATCTATGCACCGGGTTGGCGTGCTAACTTCAACACAAGGGACTTCGCAGCATTCTACAACCTGAATGCACCAGTTGTAGCAGCCTACTTTAACTGCCAAAGGGAGGGCAGTTGCGGTGGCCGGAGGTACCGGTGA
- the LOC127297264 gene encoding protein VERNALIZATION 3, with amino-acid sequence MQRDPLIVGNIVGDIVDYFDASARLRVLYGNREITVGSELRPSHVANQPTVQITGLSRSFYTLVMVDPDAPSPSDPSEREYVHWLVTDIPEGGDVSRGTEVVAYESPRPTAGIHRFVFVVFRQTVQQIIYAPGWRANFNTRDFAAFYSLGAPAAAAYINCQREGSCGGRRYR; translated from the exons ATGCAAAGGGATCCGCTTATAGTCGGGAACATTGTCGGTGACatcgtcgactacttcgacgcatCAGCGCGGCTGAGGGTGCTTTACGGCAACCGCGAGATCACCGTCGGGTCCGAGCTGAGGCCGTCGCATGTGGCGAACCAGCCGACGGTCCAGATCACAGGACTATCCAGATCATTCTACACACTC GTGATGGTAGACCCTGATGCACCTAGCCCAAGCGACCCTTCGGAGAGGGAGTATGTCCACTG GTTGGTCACAGACATACCAGAAGGAGGTGACGTGAGCCGTG GTACTGAGGTGGTAGCGTACGAGAGCCCACGGCCAACAGCAGGGATCCACCGATTCGTCTTCGTGGTGTTCCGCCAGACAGTGCAGCAGATAATCTatgcgccagggtggcgcgccaacTTCAACACGAGGGACTTCGCGGCGTTCTACAGTCTCGGTGCACCGGCTGCCGCAGCCTACATCAACTGCCAGAGGGAGGGCAGCTGCGGTGGCCGGAGGTACCGGTGA